Proteins encoded by one window of Rutidosis leptorrhynchoides isolate AG116_Rl617_1_P2 chromosome 7, CSIRO_AGI_Rlap_v1, whole genome shotgun sequence:
- the LOC139856894 gene encoding uncharacterized protein yields MKALSSFRFELKVMSAKNIQVIDSKGYLFVRCYLPTGDNRRVPLESKKISPNSNVSWNESFSFDCLGTKQPMDMIFDETIVFELRWKTSTTSTNPLFTKIIGVNRNDGGSKVLGRAEVALRSIFESRNMESERWVVMRSKKGIVKAPSIHLGMKIQVMHPVVLTKVVRKLKNKWDERCGCSHGHCCENSCIDSEIVAIGFALDGF; encoded by the coding sequence ATGAAAGCTCTATCATCTTTTCGATTCGAATTGAAGGTTATGAGTGCAAAAAACATCCAAGTTATTGATTCGAAAGGCTACTTGTTTGTTAGATGCTATCTTCCGACTGGAGATAACAGAAGGGTGCCTTTGGAGAGCAAAAAAATCTCTCCAAACTCAAACGTCTCTTGGAATGAGTCATTCTCCTTTGATTGTTTAGGAACGAAACAACCCATGGACATGATCTTTGATGAAACAATTGTTTTTGAACTTAGATGGAAAACTAGTACAACTAGTACAAATCCATTGTTTACCAAGATCATTGGTGTTAATAGAAATGATGGTGGTTCGAAGGTCTTAGGAAGAGCTGAGGTGGCGTTGAGAAGTATTTTTGAGTCACGAAACATGGAATCGGAGAGATGGGTTGTGATGAGATCAAAAAAAGGTATCGTAAAAGCACCTTCGATCCATCTAGGCATGAAGATTCAAGTGATGCATCCGGTTGTATTAACTAAAGTTGTTCGCAAGTTGAAGAATAAGTGGGATGAAAGGTGTGGGTGCTCTCATGGTCATTGTTGTGAAAATTCATGCATAGATAGTGAAATTGTAGCGATAGGGTTCGCCCTAGATGGTTTTTAG
- the LOC139859671 gene encoding uncharacterized protein, with the protein MTCNVCVHFVSAHLWHARLGHPPDQVLKVLKNKLDIKDFKENCPCDIFQKAKQTMEPFPLGDHKSQGLGDLIHLDLWGPFKIQSREGYKYFLTIVDDFSRAVWTFLLKTKEDTFDNIQSFINLIKNQFNKNVKIIRSDNGTEFVNNKMNNFIKLNGIVHQTSCAYTPQQSGIAERKHMHLLNVANALIFQGDIKRLNDEGRTAYDDEGSSTSGYINKHSPTRNNPSSSDNVTNEGKVKYGIEKVVNHSFLNQENKCFTSNLNKSYKLKTYFEASKDSNWVEAMNQEIKALNRNNTWIIADLPANRKPIGFLLNDKGICMNQRKYCLELLNDYGMLWCKPFGTPVEPNLNVESEPNIKDPLLKNVTEYQKLVGAPGKGVQFVKSDSFKLYAYSDSDYAKCKLNKKSVTGKKQATVSRSSTEAEYRAMASTASLQLAANPIFHERTKYFEVDVHYIRRKVDAGVINTLKIVSDCQLADILTKG; encoded by the exons ATGACTTGTAATGTGTGTGTTCATTTTGTTTCTGCTCATTTGTGGCATGCAAGACTTGGTCATCCACCTGATCAAGTTTTGAaagttttaaaaaacaaacttgatATTAAAGACTTTAAGGAAAACTGTCCCTGTGATATTTTCCAAAAGGCAAAACAAACCATGGAACCCTTTCCTCTTGGTGATCACAAATCACAAGGGTTAGGTGATTTAATCCATTTGGATCTTTGGGGTCCATTTAAAATTCAAAGTAGAGAAGGTTATAAATATTTTCTAACCATTGTTGATGATTTCTCAAGAGCTGTTTGGACTTTTTTGCTGAAAACAAAAGAAGATACTTTTGATAATATACAGTCATTTATTAATCTAATTAAGAATcaatttaataaaaatgttaaaataatCAGAAGTGACAATGGAACTGAATTTGTTAACAATAAAATGAATAATTTCATAAAACTTAATGGAATTGTGCATCAAACATCTTGTGCATATACTCCACAACAAAGTGGCATAGCTGAGAGGAAACATATGCACTTGCTCAATGTAGCAAATGCTCTTATTTTTCAAGGGG ACATCAAAAGACTCAATGATGAAGGGAGAACTGCATATGATGATGAAGGTAGTAGTACAAGTGGCTACATTAATAAACATAGTCCTACTAGAAATAATCCTTCTAGTAGTGATAATGTGACTAATGAAG GTAAAGTCAAATATGGGATTGAAAAAGTGGTTAATCATTCATTTCTAAATCAAGAAAATAAATGCTTCACTTCTAATCTTAACAAGTCTTATAAACTAAAAACTTATTTTGAAGCATCAAAAGATAGCAATTGGGTTGAGGCCATGAATCAAGAAATTAAAGCACTTAACAGAAACAATACATGGATTATAGCAGACTTACCTGCTAATAGAAAGCCTATAGGAT TTTTATTAAATGACAAGGGTATTTGTATGAATCAAAGGAAATATTgtcttgaattgttaaatgattatggaATGCTTTGGTGCAAACCTTTTGGCACTCCAGTTGAACCTAATCTGAATGTTGAAAGTGAACCAAATATCAAAGATCCTTTGCTAAAAAATGTTACTGAATACCAAAAACTTGTT GGTGCTCCTGGAAAAGGGGTACAGTTTGTTAAAAGTGATTCTTTTAAGTTGTATGCatatagtgattctgactatgcCAAGTGCAAGTTGAATAAAAAATCTGTGACTG GTAAAAAACAAGCAACAGTTTCTAGGTCCTCAACAGAGGCTGAATATAGGGCCATGGCATCAACTGCTT CCTTACAACTTGCAGCCAATCCTATTTTTCATGAAAGAACAAAATATTTTGAAGTGGATGTACATTATATAAGACGCAAAGTGGATGCAGGTGTTATTAATACTTTAAAGATTGTTTCAGATTGTCAGCTTGCTGACATCTTAACCAAAGGTTAA